From a region of the Helicobacter hepaticus ATCC 51449 genome:
- a CDS encoding thiazole synthase, with amino-acid sequence MKDTLKIGSHTFASRLIVGSGKYKDFATTKEATLASGAEIITVAVRRVNIMDNKSENLLETFKDTNIQFLPNSAGCVNAKEAITLFRLVREATGIDFIKLEIIGDIDKTLYPDVIESLQATEILANEGFCVLAYTNDDPIMAKRLENAGASAIMPLAAPIGSGLGIQNRYNIGFIKEAVKVPVIVDAGVGCASDASIAMELGADAVLTNTAIAQAQNPVTMAEAMKYAVKAGRLSYLAGRIPRKAYASASSPLEGMMQFG; translated from the coding sequence ATTAAAGATACTCTCAAAATCGGCTCACATACTTTCGCATCGCGCTTAATTGTCGGGAGCGGAAAATATAAAGACTTTGCTACCACCAAAGAAGCGACTTTAGCAAGTGGCGCAGAAATTATCACCGTTGCAGTTAGGCGTGTGAATATTATGGATAATAAAAGTGAGAATCTTCTTGAAACCTTTAAAGATACAAATATTCAGTTTTTGCCCAACTCTGCTGGGTGTGTCAATGCTAAGGAAGCAATTACACTCTTTCGTCTTGTGAGAGAAGCAACAGGTATTGATTTTATCAAGCTTGAAATCATAGGCGATATAGACAAAACACTCTATCCTGATGTAATAGAGAGCCTACAAGCCACAGAGATTCTAGCAAATGAGGGCTTTTGCGTATTGGCTTATACAAATGATGACCCTATTATGGCAAAACGACTTGAAAATGCGGGAGCAAGCGCGATTATGCCTCTTGCTGCGCCTATTGGAAGCGGACTTGGAATCCAAAATCGTTATAATATCGGCTTTATCAAAGAAGCAGTAAAAGTGCCTGTGATTGTTGATGCGGGGGTAGGCTGTGCGAGTGATGCAAGTATCGCTATGGAGTTAGGAGCAGATGCTGTGCTTACAAATACGGCAATTGCTCAAGCACAAAATCCTGTAACGATGGCAGAAGCGATGAAATACGCTGTAAAAGCCGGGCGATTAAGCTATCTTGCTGGACGCATACCACGTAAAGCCTATGCAAGTGCAAGTTCTCCACTTGAAGGTATGATGCAATTTGGTTAG
- a CDS encoding leucine-rich repeat domain-containing protein gives MKQEDNVSKLTPQELEELSNWLWNNCDDCGLMLEDMTDSLRYCDENPADLDPSELEDWLLETRLFALDDNCPEGIKDLPKALGALKGLKAIVAQEQSIQSIPKEICEIKGLEVLDLFDNELTQIPQEIGKLESLRELYLSGNNITSLPESIKNLQSLEILCLNDNPIKALPEWLSECKNLKCIEVDDDVEIPSCIDSTLINADYEGYSSYDYR, from the coding sequence ATGAAACAAGAAGATAATGTTTCAAAACTTACCCCACAGGAACTTGAAGAGTTAAGTAATTGGCTATGGAATAATTGCGATGATTGCGGACTAATGCTTGAAGATATGACAGATTCTTTACGATATTGCGATGAAAATCCTGCAGATTTAGACCCTAGCGAACTTGAAGATTGGCTTTTGGAAACAAGACTATTTGCACTTGATGACAATTGCCCTGAGGGAATAAAAGATTTACCAAAAGCATTAGGTGCATTAAAGGGCTTAAAAGCCATTGTAGCACAGGAACAATCCATTCAAAGCATTCCTAAAGAAATATGTGAAATCAAGGGTTTAGAAGTTTTGGATTTATTTGATAATGAACTCACACAAATCCCACAAGAAATTGGCAAACTAGAATCTTTAAGAGAACTTTACTTAAGTGGAAATAACATTACATCTTTGCCAGAGAGTATAAAAAATCTACAATCTTTAGAAATTTTATGTTTGAATGACAATCCCATAAAAGCTTTACCAGAGTGGCTAAGCGAGTGTAAGAATCTAAAATGTATCGAAGTAGATGATGATGTGGAGATTCCCTCCTGTATTGATAGCACACTTATCAATGCCGATTATGAAGGCTATAGCAGCTATGATTATAGATAA
- the cmoA gene encoding carboxy-S-adenosyl-L-methionine synthase CmoA: MKDRIFKQDIGKQFEFDAQVASVFDDMLERSIPHYKEVLGLIVDFCSYTLESSKSAIPLVYDLGSSTGTTLLALSQALSTHTRFIGIDSSQAMIDKASLKAQAYNANIEFICTDLLEYDFLHSDIVIANYSLQFIRPMQRPALLQKIYNALTEGGILIVSEKMTSHHRILDRQMIERYVRYKQEQGYTKTEISKKREALENVLVPFSLEENIAMLKDIGFSGIEVLFKWVNFGTLIAKK; the protein is encoded by the coding sequence ATGAAAGATAGAATCTTTAAACAAGATATTGGCAAACAATTTGAATTTGATGCGCAAGTAGCAAGTGTGTTTGATGATATGCTTGAGCGTTCAATTCCTCATTATAAAGAGGTGTTAGGTTTAATTGTAGATTTTTGCTCCTATACTTTAGAATCTTCTAAAAGTGCTATACCTCTTGTTTATGATTTAGGAAGCTCCACAGGAACGACACTTTTAGCTCTCTCTCAAGCTTTATCAACACATACACGCTTTATTGGTATTGATAGTTCTCAAGCTATGATTGATAAAGCCTCACTTAAAGCTCAAGCCTATAACGCGAACATTGAATTTATCTGCACAGACTTGCTTGAATACGATTTTTTGCACTCTGATATTGTAATTGCTAATTATAGCTTACAATTTATCCGCCCAATGCAACGCCCTGCACTTCTGCAAAAAATTTACAATGCTCTTACGGAGGGAGGAATTTTAATTGTGAGCGAAAAGATGACTTCTCATCATAGAATCCTTGATAGGCAAATGATAGAACGATATGTTCGCTATAAACAAGAGCAAGGCTACACAAAAACCGAAATTAGCAAAAAGCGTGAAGCATTAGAAAATGTGCTTGTGCCTTTTAGCCTTGAAGAAAATATTGCAATGCTTAAAGATATAGGTTTTAGTGGCATTGAGGTGCTTTTTAAATGGGTGAATTTTGGCACTTTGATTGCTAAAAAGTAA
- a CDS encoding M15 family metallopeptidase codes for MKLALLLIIIICSFAQGKDSLIEDKMRNIGLFALEEIDKDTFITRLAYDSKENFMKTNIYAPFSLHKCYLHKDMKEHMQKLAKILKAKNLKLIVYDCFRPQAAQELAWSIVPDTRYVAHPKKGSNHSRGIAIDVGLAQGNGEALSMPSAFDEFSAKAWRDYMCPQSRTQNCTHRNELQEIMSQAGLKSIKTEWWHFELPISNKHGYPILSLP; via the coding sequence ATGAAACTTGCCTTGCTTTTAATTATAATTATATGTAGCTTTGCGCAAGGCAAAGATTCTCTAATTGAAGATAAAATGCGTAATATTGGGCTTTTTGCACTTGAAGAAATAGATAAAGATACTTTTATCACGCGGCTTGCTTATGATAGTAAAGAAAACTTTATGAAAACAAATATCTATGCACCTTTTTCTTTACACAAATGCTATCTCCATAAAGATATGAAAGAGCATATGCAAAAACTTGCCAAGATTCTAAAAGCAAAGAATTTAAAGCTTATTGTGTATGATTGTTTCCGTCCACAAGCTGCACAAGAGCTTGCTTGGAGTATTGTGCCTGATACGCGCTATGTCGCTCACCCAAAGAAAGGCTCAAATCACTCAAGGGGGATTGCCATTGATGTGGGCTTAGCTCAAGGAAATGGAGAAGCTTTAAGTATGCCAAGCGCATTTGATGAATTTAGTGCAAAAGCGTGGCGTGATTATATGTGTCCGCAATCTCGAACACAAAATTGCACTCATCGTAACGAACTCCAAGAGATAATGAGCCAAGCTGGATTAAAGAGTATAAAAACAGAATGGTGGCACTTTGAGCTTCCTATAAGCAATAAACACGGCTACCCTATTCTTTCTCTCCCATAG
- a CDS encoding ABC transporter permease: MILNAFILALRQIKRNFLRAFLTMLGVIIGVGAVVVMISLGNGTTKMISDRISSLGSNLLLVFPARVMNPSGANLRRNFSLQEAQNLTMLTHEYIQALAPISQGSVTLQYQAQNTATQAQGVNAAFFEVTQWDTSEGRSFEENEYRVGSNVCMIGQSVRKNLFNEGNPLGQRIRLNTIVCECIGVLESKGQGGMGNDQDDVILLPLKTFLRSVSGSNTLFFVNRLMLRAKDGVDSEQMLPALTQALRQVRNVRAGDRDSFEIMDTKQIAETLTSATKRLTAFLGLIAGVSLVVGGIGIMNIMLVSVTERTKEIGTRMAIGALQSEVLMQFLIESITLSSLGGIIGIIWAFFASLSLSYYMEIPFIFDIPTAIIAFLFSAFIGVLFGYLPARRASKLNPIDALRHE; encoded by the coding sequence ATGATTTTAAATGCTTTTATCCTCGCATTAAGACAAATTAAACGCAACTTCTTGCGCGCATTTTTAACAATGCTTGGGGTAATCATTGGTGTGGGTGCAGTGGTGGTAATGATTAGTTTAGGAAATGGCACGACTAAAATGATAAGCGATAGAATCTCCTCACTTGGCAGCAACCTTTTGCTTGTGTTTCCTGCGCGCGTAATGAATCCAAGTGGAGCAAATCTTCGCCGTAATTTTAGCCTGCAAGAAGCACAGAATCTTACTATGCTTACACACGAATATATACAGGCTCTTGCACCCATTTCTCAAGGTTCAGTTACCCTACAATACCAAGCTCAAAATACAGCAACTCAAGCACAAGGTGTAAATGCAGCATTTTTTGAAGTAACGCAATGGGATACAAGTGAAGGAAGAAGTTTTGAAGAAAATGAATATCGTGTAGGAAGCAATGTGTGTATGATAGGACAATCGGTGCGTAAGAATCTATTTAATGAGGGTAATCCCTTGGGACAGAGGATTCGTTTAAATACAATCGTGTGTGAGTGCATTGGCGTATTAGAATCTAAAGGGCAGGGTGGTATGGGAAATGACCAAGATGATGTAATTTTGCTTCCACTCAAAACATTCTTACGTTCTGTATCAGGGAGCAATACACTTTTTTTTGTTAATCGACTTATGCTTCGTGCAAAAGATGGCGTAGATTCTGAACAAATGCTTCCCGCTCTTACTCAAGCACTGCGTCAAGTGCGCAATGTCCGTGCCGGAGATAGAGATTCTTTTGAGATTATGGATACAAAGCAGATTGCAGAGACACTCACTTCTGCCACAAAGAGACTTACCGCATTTTTAGGTTTAATTGCTGGAGTAAGCTTAGTTGTAGGGGGAATTGGCATTATGAATATTATGCTCGTTTCCGTAACAGAGCGCACCAAAGAAATTGGAACGCGTATGGCTATTGGTGCATTGCAGAGTGAAGTGCTTATGCAGTTTTTAATAGAATCTATTACCTTAAGCTCACTTGGAGGAATAATTGGAATTATTTGGGCATTTTTTGCTTCATTGAGCCTAAGTTATTATATGGAAATTCCTTTTATTTTTGATATTCCAACGGCTATCATTGCCTTTTTATTTTCGGCTTTTATTGGTGTTCTCTTTGGTTATCTTCCCGCAAGGAGAGCCTCAAAGCTTAATCCTATTGATGCGCTGCGCCACGAATAG